Proteins encoded together in one Yersinia mollaretii ATCC 43969 window:
- a CDS encoding MFS transporter codes for MSVEINQSAKVIGRRKIKSLRWWMLALFLLGVTVNYITRNSLGILAPELKTSLNMTTEQYSWIVASFQLAYTVFQPLCGWLIDVIGLRMGFLICASVWAVVCMMHAGAGTWFQLAVLRFFMGSAEAAATPANAKAISDWFPKKERPIAAGWAGVGFSIGAMLAPPIIVLAHVALGWQGAFLFSGALAMIWVLLWWRFYHSPDTHPNLSKEEFELIHQDNEPVLPRLPFLKSLAILSKNKKFYGIAIPAFLAEPAWAVFSFWVPLYLATERGMDLKQIAMFAWLPFLAADIGSVASGYLTRLYQKWFGFSRINSVVASSVTGAFMMVSLAFVAITKDPYLAIALISIGGFGHQVISCMLSALVVDSFDKNQVATVNGLRGSSAWIASFLFTLLIGAVSDTIGFNPLFIAMGFFDLIGAVFLIALFAERRNKAQPAT; via the coding sequence ATGAGTGTTGAGATTAATCAATCCGCAAAGGTTATCGGGCGGCGGAAAATAAAGTCACTGCGTTGGTGGATGCTGGCACTATTTCTACTTGGGGTCACAGTTAACTATATTACCCGTAACTCTCTGGGTATCCTCGCCCCCGAACTGAAAACCAGCCTGAATATGACCACTGAGCAATATTCATGGATCGTGGCCTCTTTTCAGTTGGCTTACACCGTTTTCCAACCGCTCTGTGGCTGGCTCATTGACGTCATCGGCTTAAGGATGGGGTTCTTGATCTGTGCCAGTGTTTGGGCCGTGGTGTGCATGATGCATGCTGGTGCGGGAACGTGGTTCCAGTTGGCTGTGTTGCGCTTCTTTATGGGCAGTGCCGAAGCGGCCGCAACCCCCGCGAACGCGAAAGCGATTTCTGACTGGTTCCCGAAAAAAGAGCGGCCCATTGCTGCGGGTTGGGCGGGCGTCGGTTTCTCTATCGGTGCAATGTTAGCTCCGCCGATTATTGTGCTGGCGCATGTGGCACTCGGCTGGCAAGGTGCGTTTTTATTCTCCGGTGCCCTAGCTATGATTTGGGTGCTGTTGTGGTGGCGCTTCTATCATTCGCCGGATACCCATCCCAATCTGAGCAAAGAAGAGTTTGAACTGATTCATCAGGACAATGAGCCCGTGCTGCCACGGCTACCCTTCCTGAAATCATTAGCCATTCTGAGCAAGAATAAGAAATTTTACGGCATTGCGATCCCCGCATTTCTGGCGGAACCCGCTTGGGCTGTTTTCAGTTTCTGGGTACCACTATATCTGGCTACCGAACGCGGCATGGATCTGAAACAGATTGCCATGTTCGCTTGGCTCCCCTTCTTGGCCGCAGATATCGGCAGTGTTGCCAGTGGTTATTTGACTCGGTTGTATCAGAAGTGGTTCGGCTTCAGCCGCATCAATTCAGTGGTCGCCAGCTCGGTAACCGGTGCCTTTATGATGGTTTCACTGGCCTTTGTGGCTATCACTAAAGACCCTTATTTGGCGATTGCGTTAATCTCCATTGGCGGCTTCGGGCATCAGGTTATCTCCTGCATGTTGAGCGCATTAGTGGTTGATTCATTTGATAAAAACCAAGTTGCGACCGTCAATGGCCTACGGGGTTCCTCCGCTTGGATCGCCAGTTTCCTGTTTACCTTACTCATCGGTGCGGTTTCCGACACCATCGGCTTTAATCCGCTGTTTATTGCCATGGGCTTCTTTGATTTGATTGGTGCCGTGTTCCTGATTGCGCTGTTTGCTGAGCGCCGTAATAAAGCCCAACCGGCAACCTGA